The window GTCGGCTGCGTACGGCCTCGGCGCCGTCGCCGCCGGTCGACGAGGCGTTGACCGCCGCGGCGCCGATGACGACGGCCGCGGCGACCGCGCCGCCGACGCGCAGAATGCGCTGGATGCTCATGGGGTGGCTCTCTCCGTTGCTGCGGGTCCGCGGTGCGGGCGGGCGCTCGCGGGCCGACGGACCGCCCGAGGCGGGAGCGTGGCGGCCGTTACACCGCTCCGTGGCGCCGGTCGCATCCGCACCGGTTTCGAGAGCATGACCCACGGTTTGCCGACCGGTAAATCTTCTGGTCGTTTTGAACACAGAGATTGTTGTGGTCGCCCCGGGTTTCCGCCCGAGGCAGCGGTCGCGATGGCGGGCGGACAACCACCCTGTCCCGCTCGCGATGCGCGCAATAGCCTCGTTTCACCCGACGGGAAACGGCCGGTCAACGGCCTGGGGCGGGCACGGGGCTGCGGCCGGGGGTTCCCGGCCGCACGGGCTCCGTGCGCCTTCCCAGCGGCGGAGCCGGCAGGTCCGCGCGGTCCCGGAGGGCGCAACGCACCCGCGACCGACGAAGGACGGCCATGACGCTCCTGCTCGCCCACATCAGCGACCTGCACCTGGACGGGACCGACCGCACCACCGGGCGCGCCGCCCGGACCGCGGAGTACCTGCGCGGCCTGGCCCAGGCGCCGGACGCGCTCCTGGTCACCGGTGACATCGCCGACCACGCCACCGCTGAGGAGTACCGCGAGGCGGCCCGGCTGCTGGACCTGCCCTTCCCGGTGCTGGTCTGCCCCGGCAACCACGACGACCGCGGGCGGATGCGCGCGTCGCTGCTGGGCCGGGAGCCGTCCGACGCGCCTTTCAACCAGGTGCACGAGGTGGGCGGCGCGGCGGTGCTGACCTGCGACTCGACGGTCCCGGGCGAGGACGGCGGCCACCTGGACACGGCCACCCTGGTGTGGATCAACGAGACGCTGAGCGCCCTGCCCGACGACCGGCCCGCCCTGCTGGCCCTGCACCACCCGCCCGTGCGGGTCCACCACCCGCTGCCCGACTCCATGCGGCTGGACAACGCCGACGACCTGGCCGGGCTGCTGCGGGCCCACCCCCGGGTGGCGGGGATCCTGGTCGGGCACGCCCACACCGGCGGGGCGACCACCTTCGCCGGGCGGCCCCTGCTGCTGGCGCCCGGCGTGACGTGGACGCTGAGCATGCCCTGGGAGGGCGGGCCCGCGGCCAACCGCGACCAGCCCCCGGGTGTGGCCTTCCACATCCTGGACGAGGACCGGCGCCTGACCACGCACTTCCGCGCGGTGGTCTGAGTTCGGGCTGGGACCCCGCCGAGGCCCGGTCGATGGTCCACGACCGGAACCGGGCGGGTCGGCTCCTCGGGCGGTAACGAGAGCAGCCATCGGCTGGCCCGGTCCGGTCAGGGGAAGCGTTCTCGGCGCGGCGCGGGTCGGCCCGCGCCGCGCCGAGAGCCTCCGCGCACCAAGGGGAGCTCCGATCAGAGGAGCATGGCCAGCTGGCGGCACTGGGCGACCAGGGTGCCCGTGCTGTCCCAGATCTCCATGTCCTCCTCGTGCAGGCCGCCGGAGACGTGCTTGGTGAAGACCCGGCAGGCCAGCCACCCCGGGGCGGGCCTGGCGCGCACGTGCACGCTCAGCTCGACGGTGATCGTCGCGAACTCGCCGATCTCCAGGACCGCGGGCGGAGCGAAGTCCACCATCGAGGCCAGCGCGTGGGTGTCGGGTTCGCGCCCGTCGGCGAAGCGCATCCAGAACTCGGCGTGCGGGCGGCCGTCCCTCCTGCCGTCCAACCAGCCCGGACGCCCGGGGTAGCGGTAGTCGACGCTGCGCGCGATGCCCAGGCCCTCGGGGTTGTCGAACTCGGGCGGAACGGGGCAGTCCTCGGGGGCGGGCAGGCGCGGGGGCTCGTCCAGGGTCAGCACGCGGGCCGAGGGGTCGGGGGACAGGTCGCCGTAGGTGGCGGTGGCGCGCAGGATCTCCTTGCCGCCCTGCTCCAGGCGGACCTGGCCGGTGGCGGTGCGGCGCCCCTCGCGTACCACCTCGGTGCGCGCGGTGGCCGCGCCGGGGGCGGCGGGGCGCAGGAAGAACGCCGAGACGGCCAGGGGGTCGGG is drawn from Nocardiopsis dassonvillei subsp. dassonvillei DSM 43111 and contains these coding sequences:
- a CDS encoding metallophosphoesterase — translated: MTLLLAHISDLHLDGTDRTTGRAARTAEYLRGLAQAPDALLVTGDIADHATAEEYREAARLLDLPFPVLVCPGNHDDRGRMRASLLGREPSDAPFNQVHEVGGAAVLTCDSTVPGEDGGHLDTATLVWINETLSALPDDRPALLALHHPPVRVHHPLPDSMRLDNADDLAGLLRAHPRVAGILVGHAHTGGATTFAGRPLLLAPGVTWTLSMPWEGGPAANRDQPPGVAFHILDEDRRLTTHFRAVV
- a CDS encoding thioesterase family protein, with product MSPDRTTEDFRFDRDTRVEKLADGEFAATLTDAWTTFTSHPNGGYVLGAALNALRQNLSQPDPLAVSAFFLRPAAPGAATARTEVVREGRRTATGQVRLEQGGKEILRATATYGDLSPDPSARVLTLDEPPRLPAPEDCPVPPEFDNPEGLGIARSVDYRYPGRPGWLDGRRDGRPHAEFWMRFADGREPDTHALASMVDFAPPAVLEIGEFATITVELSVHVRARPAPGWLACRVFTKHVSGGLHEEDMEIWDSTGTLVAQCRQLAMLL